From the genome of Papaver somniferum cultivar HN1 chromosome 2, ASM357369v1, whole genome shotgun sequence, one region includes:
- the LOC113351793 gene encoding protein MAINTENANCE OF MERISTEMS-like: MDTFHIPVGEMTITPNDAQLISGLSMAGKAVRGKDYVNELEWHKIYAFTKNVFGWDEDKTKSEMLVGQAKQRMFHLESLRDQFMGTKKLCDQGKEVTTERITATTHLYLLYVLGIVIFPDISDAGVKANYIKLLDLIHKMANYSWGSAILENLLNELRKYSRHEPAEGICVLCR, from the coding sequence ATGGATACTTTCCATATACCGGTTGGTgaaatgacgataactccaaatgatgcgcAGTTGATTAGCGGCCTAAGCATGGCAGGTAAAGCCGTGAGGGGGAAAGACTACGTGAATGAGCTTGAGTGGCACAAGATTTACGCGTTCACCAAGAATGTGTTTGGTTGGGATGAGGATAAGACCAAGTCAGAGATGCTGGTGGGTCAAGCAAAGCAGAGGATGTTCCATCTCGAGAGCTTGAGGGACCAATTCATGGGAACAAAAAAACTCTGTGATCAAGGAAAAGAGGTGACTACGGAACGTATCACTGCTACAACCCATTTGTATCTCCTGTACGTCTTGGGAATTGTTATTTTCCCTGACATTTCCGATGCCGGTGTGAAGGCCAACTATATTAAGCTATTGGACCTAATTCACAAAATGGCCAACTACTCTTGGGGATCTGCTATCCTTGAAAACTTATTGAACGAGTTGAGAAAGTATTCTAGGCATGAACCAGCGGAGGGAATATGTGTCTTGTGCAGGTGA
- the LOC113348880 gene encoding metal tolerance protein 1-like, whose protein sequence is MEVQKDQPGYIIEISRDLTSEGSSHGTSKMCSGAPCGFSDAGTLSKDAKERAASMRKLWISIAMCVVFMSVEIVGGIKANSLAILTDAAHLLSDVAAFGISLFSLWASGWEANPRQSYGFFRIEILGTLVSIQMIWLLAGILVYEAIARIINDTGEVQGFLMFLVSGFGLVVNLVMAVLLGHDHGHGGHGHDHGTHGHDHAHSHEAHGHSHNHDHEHNDTHESDHLEPLLKASEDGHTKIVVAKEKKGRNINIQGAYLHVLGDSIQSLGVMIGGAIIWYKPEWKIIDLICTLVFSVIVLGTTIRMLRNILEVLMESTPREIDASMLEKDLCEMDEVIAIHELHIWAITVGKVLLACHVKVNPDADTDLVLDKVIDHIKRVYNISHVTVQVER, encoded by the coding sequence ATGGAAGTCCAGAAAGATCAACCAGGGTATATCATTGAAATTAGCAGAGACTTGACATCCGAAGGTTCCAGCCATGGGACTAGCAAGATGTGTAGTGGAGCACCATGCGGATTTTCTGATGCAGGGACTCTTTCTAAGGATGCCAAAGAACGTGCAGCATCTATGAGGAAGCTTTGGATTTCTATTGCTATGTGTGTTGTTTTCATGAGTGTAGAAATTGTGGGTGGTATTAAAGCTAATAGTCTGGCAATCCTAACCGATGCTGCTCATCTTCTATCAGACGTTGCAGCTTTTGGCATTTCTTTGTTCTCTTTGTGGGCATCAGGTTGGGAGGCAAATCCGCGACAATCTTATGGTTTCTTCAGGATTGAGATCCTCGGGACTCTTGTTTCAATCCAGATGATTTGGCTCTTAGCCGGAATATTAGTTTACGAAGCCATTGCTAGAATCATCAATGATACAGGTGAAGTTCAAGGTTTTTTGATGTTTCTAGTTTCCGGTTTTGGTTTAGTGGTTAATCTTGTTATGGCTGTTCTGTTGGGTCATGATCATGGGCATGGTGGTCATGGTCATGATCACGGTACACATGGACATGATCATGCTCATAGCCATGAAGCTCATGGACACAGCCACAATCATGACCATGAGCATAATGATACTCACGAATCTGACCATTTAGAGCCACTGCTGAAAGCTTCTGAAGATGGTCATACAAAAATAGTTGTGGCTAAAGAGAAGAAGGGACGTAATATTAACATACAAGGAGCTTATCTTCACGTTCTTGGTGATTCAATCCAAAGTTTAGGGGTTATGATTGGGGGGGCTATTATCTGGTACAAACCGGAATGGAAGATAATTGATTTGATTTGCACTCTCGTCTTCTCTGTAATTGTGCTCGGAACAACTATTAGAATGTTGAGAAACATATTGGAGGTTCTTATGGAAAGTACACCAAGGGAGATCGATGCATCAATGCTGGAGAAAGATTTGTGCGAGATGGATGAAGTTATTGCCATTCATGAGCTTCACATTTGGGCTATCACCGTAGGGAAGGTATTGTTGGCTTGTCATGTTAAGGTAAACCCTGATGCTGACACAGATTTAGTATTAGACAAAGTGATTGATCATATTAAAAGGGTTTACAACATAAGCCATGTAACTGTACAAGTAGAACGGTAG